A stretch of Triticum aestivum cultivar Chinese Spring chromosome 1D, IWGSC CS RefSeq v2.1, whole genome shotgun sequence DNA encodes these proteins:
- the LOC123182573 gene encoding cysteine-rich receptor-like protein kinase 6 isoform X4, translated as MIVLALLLAYLLPFGDADPLGHLCGGVTGGDYTAQSTYGANLELLPAALRKNASSGLFTKGSVGAAPHTVYGLGLCRGDASACGDCIGAAFGDVQQLCPLNRDARALHEKCVLSYSSHDFASYGSNATESLLVVVWPDDVKVKPMHPGNGESVVSEMIDEIAMMAAYSLTTARYATGRVDVNSTGAPPASIYSLAQCNQDLPPDDCRDCLDGIKKMFVGTYSSSSSVVSRQGAWVVGVWCNFRYGTHQFYQRQPMYMKSIGSSGVG; from the coding sequence ATGATCGTCCTGGCCCTGCTCCTTGCCTACTTGCTGCCATTTGGCGATGCCGATCCACTGGGACACCTCTGCGGCGGCGTCACCGGCGGCGACTACACGGCCCAAAGCACCTACGGGGCCAACCTTGAGCTGCTACCCGCCGCGCTCCGCAAGAACGCCTCGTCCGGCCTCTTCACCAAGGGCTCCGTCGGCGCTGCCCCGCACACCGTCTACGGCCTCGGGCTCTGCCGCGGCGACGCGTCCGCCTGCGGCGACTGCATCGGCGCCGCGTTCGGCGACGTGCAGCAGCTGTGCCCGTTGAACAGGGACGCTCGTGCCCTGCACGAGAAATGCGTCCTCAGCTACTCCAGCCATGACTTCGCCTCATACGGCAGTAATGCCACCGAAAGTTTACTAGTGGTCGTCTGGCCCGACGACGTCAAAGTCAAGCCCATGCATCCTGGCAACGGCGAGAGCGTCGTCAGTGAGATGATCGACGAGATCGCCATGATGGCGGCGTACAGCTTGACGACGGCGAGGTACGCCACCGGCCGCGTCGATGTCAACAGCACCGGCGCCCCACCGGCGTCGATCTACTCTTTGGCGCAGTGCAACCAAGACCTGCCGCCTGATGACTGCCGGGACTGCCTCGACGGCATCAAGAAGATGTTCGTTGGGACATACTCTAGCTCTAGCTCCGTCGTCAGCCGGCAAGGTGCATGGGTTGTCGGTGTGTGGTGCAATTTCAGGTACGGTACTCACCAGTTCTACCAACGCCAGCCCATGTATATGAAAAGCATTGGATCGTCGGGTGTTGGATGA